One Nitrospirota bacterium DNA segment encodes these proteins:
- a CDS encoding bifunctional riboflavin kinase/FAD synthetase: MLKVTRGLSGTCPPRAYPVATIGNFDGHHRGHRALLQTVVETARKEQGTALVLTFDPHPVKILAPHIDLRFLTSPEEKLAHFEAAGIDEVVFLEFSPTFAAMSPDEFAEGILHRSLSLSELFVGNHFAFGKGRAGHIEDLVRLGKLYGFRVHPVTPVMLEGGVVSSTRIRQLIQAGNVEQAARLLGRFYGIRGTVVHGMQQGEAMGWPTANLQIPVDRVVPPDGVYAARTVHGAQTSDAIAYIGTRPTFGAGERLIEVNVLDQRCDLYGQKITVQFVARVRGDHTFASADELSKQIVRDVEQARRSLQRIPQGMQ, translated from the coding sequence ATGCTCAAAGTCACGCGTGGGTTGTCCGGTACCTGTCCTCCACGTGCGTATCCAGTCGCTACGATCGGTAATTTCGACGGCCACCACCGAGGTCATCGCGCGCTGTTGCAGACGGTAGTCGAGACGGCCAGAAAGGAGCAGGGGACTGCGCTCGTCCTGACCTTCGATCCTCATCCGGTCAAAATTCTTGCACCCCATATCGACCTTCGCTTTCTCACCAGCCCCGAGGAAAAGTTAGCGCATTTCGAGGCCGCAGGAATCGATGAAGTGGTGTTTCTGGAGTTTAGCCCCACATTCGCAGCGATGAGTCCGGATGAATTTGCAGAAGGTATCCTGCATCGATCGCTCTCCCTCTCCGAACTATTCGTCGGGAATCATTTTGCCTTTGGGAAGGGTCGGGCAGGGCATATCGAAGATCTCGTACGTCTCGGTAAGCTGTATGGCTTCCGCGTGCATCCTGTGACTCCCGTGATGCTTGAGGGAGGTGTGGTGAGTTCGACCAGGATTCGCCAGCTCATTCAGGCAGGGAACGTGGAGCAGGCTGCCAGGCTCCTCGGGCGTTTCTATGGGATTCGCGGTACGGTGGTGCATGGGATGCAGCAGGGGGAAGCGATGGGCTGGCCCACGGCGAATCTACAGATCCCGGTCGATCGCGTCGTACCGCCTGATGGCGTCTATGCCGCGAGAACGGTCCACGGAGCTCAAACTTCTGATGCGATCGCCTATATCGGGACCAGGCCGACTTTCGGTGCGGGGGAGCGCCTGATTGAAGTCAATGTATTGGATCAGCGCTGCGATCTCTATGGCCAGAAGATCACCGTGCAGTTTGTGGCGCGCGTGCGCGGCGACCATACCTTTGCCTCTGCCGATGAGCTGTCGAAGCAGATCGTCCGTGATGTGGAGCAGGCGCGCAGGAGCTTGCAGCGAATCCCACAGGGAATGCAGTGA
- the hemB gene encoding porphobilinogen synthase, which produces MAFPIQRLRRLRQHEAFRRMVRETNLAPSDFIYPLFVVEGRDRREEIASMPGQFRLSVDLLVKEAREVVALGIPAIILFGIPDQKDARGSSGFDPNGIVQRAVKAVKDQVPGVTVITDVCIDEYTDHGHCGIVKDGRILNDETLDCLRTMARTHAQAGADMVAPSDMMDGRVAAIRTELDQAGFPELPIMAYAAKFASCFYAPFRDAAGSSPQFGDRQSYQMDPANRREALREIALDVEEGADIIMVKPALPYLDIIAAARAQMLLPVAAYQVSGEYSMIKAVAQAGWLDESRAMMESLLSIKRAGADLILTYFAKDAARLLH; this is translated from the coding sequence ATGGCTTTCCCCATTCAGCGGCTCAGACGGTTGCGGCAGCATGAGGCCTTTCGCCGTATGGTACGGGAGACGAATCTGGCCCCTTCCGATTTCATCTATCCACTGTTCGTCGTCGAAGGGCGAGACCGGCGGGAGGAGATCGCCTCGATGCCTGGCCAGTTCCGGCTCTCGGTCGATCTCTTGGTCAAAGAGGCCCGCGAGGTTGTGGCCTTGGGTATTCCCGCTATCATCCTGTTCGGGATTCCGGATCAGAAAGATGCGCGGGGAAGTTCAGGGTTCGATCCGAACGGTATTGTGCAGCGGGCGGTCAAAGCGGTGAAGGACCAGGTGCCTGGCGTGACGGTCATCACCGATGTCTGCATCGACGAATATACCGATCATGGGCATTGCGGGATCGTCAAGGACGGGCGCATCCTCAACGATGAAACGCTGGATTGTCTCCGTACCATGGCCAGAACCCATGCCCAAGCCGGGGCTGATATGGTGGCTCCATCCGATATGATGGATGGGCGAGTGGCGGCAATTCGTACGGAATTGGATCAGGCAGGATTTCCTGAGCTGCCGATCATGGCCTATGCCGCCAAATTCGCGTCCTGCTTTTATGCGCCGTTTCGGGATGCGGCCGGTTCAAGTCCGCAATTCGGCGATCGGCAATCGTACCAAATGGATCCGGCTAACCGCCGGGAAGCGCTTCGAGAAATTGCCCTCGACGTCGAGGAGGGGGCCGACATCATCATGGTGAAGCCGGCATTGCCGTATCTCGATATCATTGCTGCGGCCAGGGCGCAGATGTTGTTGCCGGTGGCAGCCTATCAAGTGAGTGGGGAGTACAGCATGATTAAAGCGGTCGCCCAAGCCGGCTGGCTCGATGAGTCGCGCGCCATGATGGAATCGTTGCTCTCGATCAAGCGAGCCGGGGCAGACCTCATCTTGACCTACTTTGCTAAAGACGCGGCGCGTCTCCTTCACTGA
- a CDS encoding CBS domain-containing protein has product MVAVKSFMVPREKFITVERDTDAQTAARIMRDRGIGSLFVTNGKEIVGILTDTDMVRRVVAAGADTHKTTVEQIMSAPILTIEENKTLLDANDLMAQTHIRHLGVTRDGGLVGMISVRDLVVFLTNLPRK; this is encoded by the coding sequence ATGGTTGCAGTCAAGTCGTTCATGGTTCCGAGAGAGAAGTTTATTACGGTTGAGCGGGATACCGATGCCCAGACAGCGGCACGTATCATGCGGGACCGTGGGATTGGCAGCCTGTTCGTGACGAACGGGAAGGAGATTGTCGGCATTTTGACCGACACCGATATGGTTCGGCGGGTGGTGGCGGCTGGGGCGGACACTCATAAGACGACAGTTGAGCAGATTATGTCGGCCCCGATTTTGACGATCGAGGAAAATAAGACGTTGCTCGATGCCAACGATCTGATGGCTCAAACGCATATTCGCCATCTTGGCGTGACGCGGGATGGCGGGTTGGTTGGCATGATTTCCGTCCGCGACCTCGTCGTGTTTTTAACGAATCTTCCAAGAAAGTAA
- the cobA gene encoding uroporphyrinogen-III C-methyltransferase, giving the protein MTISRRSGKIYLVGAGPGDPGLLTLKGKACLEQADVVLYDFLANPTLLQYAPATAQRIYVGRRGRGQYRDQADINRLLIDRAQEGKVVVRLKGGDPFVFGRGGEEAEAVAAAGIDFEVVPGVTAAVAVPAYAGIPVTHRTLASTVTFVTGHEDPTKPETLLEWPKLAGASGTLVFMMGMKNLPSIVGHLVAEGRSSETPVAAIHWGTKADQLTIVGTLDNIVARTESVHLEPPTVIVVGEVVRLRGQLNWFETKPLFGKRIVLTRAQEQAHEFSQLLAAYGAEPVEVPTIQIVPPVSWQAIDDAINHLHTYHWLIFTSVNGVTPFMDRLHAAGKDARALASLRICAIGPRTAQELSIYGLRADIVPAEFQAEGVIAALAQVGIRGSRLLIPRAEVAREILPEQLSELGAFVDVIPVYRTIAPTVDVTSLTQQLCDGRVAALTFTSSSTVRNFVELFGGQEAVMKLVAQVAIACIGPITARTAEEYGLTVTIMPTENTVPALTQAIVRHFSEGVRVAVSAHG; this is encoded by the coding sequence ATGACGATATCGAGAAGGTCAGGAAAGATTTATTTGGTTGGAGCGGGACCAGGCGATCCTGGACTCCTGACGCTGAAAGGGAAGGCCTGTCTGGAGCAGGCCGATGTTGTGCTCTACGATTTTCTCGCCAATCCGACCTTGTTGCAGTATGCTCCGGCCACGGCGCAACGCATCTATGTTGGACGACGAGGGCGTGGTCAGTATCGAGACCAAGCCGATATCAATCGGCTGCTGATTGATCGGGCTCAAGAGGGAAAGGTGGTGGTCCGGCTCAAGGGTGGAGACCCCTTTGTATTCGGACGTGGCGGAGAAGAGGCGGAAGCGGTGGCCGCTGCAGGGATCGATTTTGAGGTGGTCCCAGGAGTGACAGCGGCGGTTGCGGTGCCTGCCTACGCGGGTATTCCGGTGACCCATCGCACCCTGGCCTCCACGGTCACGTTTGTGACCGGTCATGAAGATCCCACCAAACCGGAGACCCTGTTGGAATGGCCTAAGTTGGCAGGCGCATCCGGCACGCTCGTATTCATGATGGGGATGAAGAACCTCCCCTCGATTGTTGGCCACTTAGTGGCAGAAGGTCGGTCGTCCGAGACGCCGGTAGCGGCGATTCATTGGGGGACCAAGGCGGATCAACTGACCATAGTGGGGACGTTGGACAATATTGTGGCGAGAACCGAATCCGTGCACCTCGAACCGCCGACGGTGATCGTCGTCGGCGAGGTGGTGCGACTACGAGGGCAGCTGAATTGGTTTGAGACCAAGCCGCTCTTTGGGAAACGCATTGTGTTGACCAGGGCTCAGGAGCAGGCGCACGAGTTTTCTCAGTTACTTGCGGCTTACGGAGCGGAGCCAGTGGAGGTGCCGACGATTCAAATCGTCCCTCCGGTCAGTTGGCAGGCGATCGATGATGCGATCAATCATCTTCATACCTATCACTGGCTGATCTTTACCAGTGTGAACGGGGTGACGCCGTTCATGGATCGTCTCCATGCCGCAGGTAAAGATGCACGCGCCTTGGCGTCGCTTCGTATTTGCGCGATTGGACCGCGCACTGCACAGGAATTGAGCATCTATGGATTGAGGGCGGATATCGTTCCAGCCGAGTTTCAAGCAGAGGGGGTCATTGCCGCGTTAGCTCAGGTGGGTATCCGTGGGAGCCGCCTGCTGATTCCACGTGCCGAAGTCGCTCGTGAGATTTTACCGGAACAGTTGAGTGAGTTGGGGGCCTTTGTCGATGTGATTCCGGTCTACCGGACGATCGCTCCAACGGTGGATGTCACGTCGTTGACGCAGCAACTTTGCGATGGCCGGGTGGCGGCGCTCACCTTTACGAGTTCGTCAACTGTGCGGAACTTTGTGGAGCTTTTTGGGGGTCAAGAGGCGGTCATGAAACTCGTGGCTCAGGTGGCGATTGCCTGCATCGGACCGATTACGGCACGTACGGCGGAAGAATATGGGTTGACGGTGACGATCATGCCGACTGAAAATACAGTGCCGGCATTGACCCAGGCTATTGTCCGGCATTTCAGTGAAGGGGTGCGAGTGGCCGTTTCTGCGCATGGATAG
- the hemC gene encoding hydroxymethylbilane synthase produces the protein MSKVSHERLSIVLGTRGSKLAVHQSEWVQAQLHALAPHVTVTLRRIQTSGDRILDVPLAQIGGKGLFVKEIEEALLSGEIDLAVHSMKDVPTELPDGLEILCVPPREDPRDALISRDGKSFLDLPLGARIGTSSLRRQSQLLHARPDLTIAMLRGNLDTRLKKLHEGQFDAIVLAAAGLRRLAWAHEITEYLAPQISLPAIGQGALGIEGRRDDAFIRSLLSGLDHAPSKIAVLAERALLHRLQGGCQVPIAAHATLTGAKVRLEGVVASVDGKELIRDSVEGTIEDPESIGVQLAERLLARGGERILQWIYGTA, from the coding sequence ATGTCGAAAGTCAGTCATGAACGATTGAGCATCGTGCTCGGAACGCGCGGGAGCAAGTTGGCGGTGCATCAGAGCGAGTGGGTGCAGGCGCAGTTGCACGCGTTGGCTCCCCATGTAACGGTCACATTGCGACGGATCCAGACATCAGGGGATAGAATTCTCGACGTGCCGTTGGCTCAAATCGGTGGGAAGGGGCTCTTTGTCAAGGAGATCGAGGAAGCGTTGTTGAGCGGTGAGATCGATCTGGCGGTGCATAGCATGAAAGATGTCCCCACGGAACTGCCCGATGGGCTGGAGATTCTTTGTGTGCCGCCTCGTGAGGATCCGCGGGATGCCTTGATCAGTCGTGACGGAAAGTCCTTCCTGGACCTTCCGTTGGGTGCCAGGATCGGAACCAGCAGCCTTCGCCGTCAATCGCAACTCCTGCATGCGAGACCAGATCTTACGATTGCGATGTTGCGTGGGAACTTGGATACCCGGCTCAAGAAATTGCACGAGGGACAGTTCGATGCCATCGTGCTCGCTGCAGCCGGACTTCGACGATTGGCGTGGGCGCATGAAATTACGGAGTATCTGGCACCTCAGATTAGTTTGCCTGCCATTGGCCAGGGTGCGCTTGGAATTGAGGGACGGAGGGACGATGCCTTCATTCGTTCCCTCTTGAGCGGCTTGGACCATGCGCCGAGTAAGATCGCTGTTCTTGCTGAGCGTGCGTTGCTCCATCGGCTTCAAGGAGGCTGTCAGGTCCCAATCGCCGCCCATGCAACATTGACCGGTGCAAAGGTGAGATTGGAAGGCGTCGTGGCCAGTGTGGACGGTAAGGAGCTCATTCGCGATTCGGTTGAAGGCACGATCGAGGATCCTGAGTCGATCGGTGTTCAACTTGCAGAACGATTGCTTGCGCGCGGGGGCGAGAGAATTCTCCAATGGATCTACGGAACCGCATGA
- the hemA gene encoding glutamyl-tRNA reductase produces the protein MHIVVVGLSHKTAPVEIREKLAVPESRMSEALTRLCSYQGVREGILLSTCNRVEVYAVVDEIEAGYGRIQEFMADAHLSLSSEQLTPHLYWHQGDRAISHLFRVASSLDSMIVGESQILGQIKDAFEVALTHKSTGIILNKVVKKAISVAKRVRTETKIAEMAVSVSYAAVELAKKIFSDLSEKTVLLVGAGEMAKLAARHFIASGVRHVRVTTRNPQHGMELADRFGGTAVPFEQFREDMASADIVLVSTGASHYLVSEDDVQRSVKQRMNRPMFLIDISVPRNIDPAVRHVDNAFLFDIDDLKARVEQNRGGRLLEAEKAEQMVVDEVGIVRQWLQSLEVTPTIMALRTKADEIKRAEVEKTLGRLANLSAPERELVEAMASSIVNKLIHNTMVTLKTEVNSSDGAAFVEAARRFFSLGDAAGSTINGSAVESNIQSHEETTPNAGVKTPDR, from the coding sequence ATGCATATTGTCGTTGTCGGTTTAAGCCATAAGACCGCCCCGGTGGAAATTCGCGAGAAGCTCGCGGTTCCTGAGAGCCGGATGAGTGAAGCCCTGACCCGTCTCTGTTCGTATCAAGGGGTGCGCGAAGGAATATTACTGTCGACCTGTAATCGGGTCGAGGTCTATGCCGTCGTTGATGAAATCGAAGCCGGGTACGGTCGTATCCAGGAATTCATGGCCGATGCCCATCTGTCTCTGTCTTCGGAACAACTGACCCCCCATCTCTACTGGCACCAGGGGGATCGGGCGATCAGCCATTTGTTTCGCGTGGCCTCTAGTCTCGACTCGATGATTGTCGGCGAGTCGCAGATTCTTGGACAGATTAAAGATGCGTTCGAGGTGGCGCTCACACACAAGTCGACTGGCATCATTCTGAATAAAGTCGTGAAGAAGGCAATCTCCGTCGCCAAGCGTGTGCGGACGGAAACCAAAATTGCCGAGATGGCGGTGTCGGTGAGTTATGCCGCGGTCGAATTGGCCAAGAAGATCTTTTCGGATCTCAGCGAGAAGACGGTGTTGTTGGTGGGGGCGGGGGAGATGGCCAAGTTGGCGGCTCGACATTTTATTGCCAGCGGGGTTCGTCATGTGCGGGTCACGACGAGGAATCCGCAACATGGAATGGAATTGGCCGATCGATTCGGCGGTACCGCGGTTCCCTTTGAACAGTTTCGGGAAGACATGGCGTCTGCCGATATTGTGTTGGTATCGACCGGTGCCTCGCATTATCTCGTAAGCGAGGACGATGTGCAGCGATCGGTCAAACAACGGATGAATCGCCCCATGTTCCTGATCGATATCTCGGTCCCGCGCAATATCGATCCGGCGGTGCGTCATGTGGATAATGCGTTTCTTTTCGACATCGATGATTTGAAGGCGCGGGTTGAACAGAACCGCGGGGGGCGCTTGCTGGAGGCCGAGAAGGCCGAGCAGATGGTGGTAGATGAAGTCGGGATCGTCCGGCAATGGCTCCAGTCGCTCGAAGTAACCCCCACCATCATGGCGCTTCGTACGAAAGCCGATGAGATCAAACGGGCAGAGGTCGAGAAGACTTTGGGACGATTGGCGAATCTCTCCGCGCCCGAGCGCGAACTGGTCGAGGCGATGGCGTCCTCGATCGTGAACAAGCTCATTCATAACACGATGGTGACGCTCAAGACCGAGGTGAATTCCTCGGACGGGGCTGCGTTCGTCGAGGCGGCGAGGCGATTTTTCAGTCTTGGCGATGCTGCTGGTTCGACCATCAACGGGAGTGCCGTAGAGAGCAATATCCAGAGTCACGAAGAGACGACTCCAAACGCTGGCGTGAAGACACCGGATCGATGA
- the ccsA gene encoding cytochrome c biogenesis protein CcsA: MAAMFFMVTMALYFAATVSFLAYLLWPSEALSKVSLGMTAIGFAAHTIALVARMVGTADVSPPGFHEALSFFSWMLILVFLAVEFRHRLHVLGSFIVPLALVSLVSAAALPETAPTLSPVFRTLWVHVTLSMLGTVGFAIAFVAGVMYLIQDGLLKSKRFNVLYSKLPALDFLDHLNQQSIVMGFPLLTLGIITGALSAEFSRGSYLNWNPEQTWALVTWVFYFAVLLGRLTVGWRAKRAAYLTIIGFAGVILTLIGVVLKSHGPVS; the protein is encoded by the coding sequence ATGGCCGCCATGTTTTTCATGGTGACGATGGCCCTGTATTTTGCGGCCACCGTTTCTTTTCTTGCTTACCTGCTGTGGCCTTCAGAGGCCTTGTCCAAAGTCTCGTTGGGCATGACAGCGATCGGGTTTGCTGCCCATACTATTGCGCTGGTGGCGAGAATGGTCGGAACGGCAGACGTCTCGCCGCCCGGGTTCCATGAAGCCCTGTCGTTTTTTTCCTGGATGCTGATCCTCGTCTTTCTTGCTGTAGAGTTTCGTCATCGTCTGCATGTGCTTGGTTCGTTCATCGTTCCACTGGCCCTCGTGTCGCTCGTCTCTGCCGCGGCATTGCCAGAAACCGCTCCGACGTTGAGTCCTGTGTTTCGTACATTGTGGGTCCATGTTACCCTGAGCATGCTCGGGACCGTGGGGTTTGCGATCGCTTTTGTGGCTGGTGTCATGTATCTGATTCAGGACGGACTTCTCAAGTCTAAACGCTTCAATGTTCTCTATTCAAAATTGCCTGCGCTGGATTTTCTCGATCATCTCAATCAGCAATCGATCGTGATGGGATTTCCGCTGCTGACGCTCGGCATCATCACCGGGGCGTTGTCCGCCGAGTTCTCTCGGGGGTCGTACTTGAACTGGAACCCCGAACAAACATGGGCATTGGTAACATGGGTGTTCTACTTCGCCGTGTTGCTCGGACGACTCACGGTGGGCTGGCGAGCCAAACGGGCAGCCTATTTGACGATTATCGGATTTGCCGGAGTGATTCTGACCCTCATTGGCGTGGTCCTCAAAAGTCACGGACCGGTGTCTTGA
- a CDS encoding 16S rRNA (cytidine(1402)-2'-O)-methyltransferase, whose product MKRGIISMGQDGSQPNDRKIPGTLYIVGTPIGHPDDITLRALATLRRVSIIASEDPRVTQALLTHHGIIATITSYGPLNRQEKVELLLHRLTQGHDVAFVSDNGTPVIYDPGSLFVAAAHRAGIMVKTIPGPSVMTAATAISGFSGDAIIFEGRLPSSSLRLTTFLAKLRKERRTLAFYVTSGALRRLLQTLVKILPNRQVAIAIDLTTPKETLLRGRSEELLDQVRQVPKDSAVTVVIEGHRAGSKPKKMSGTIPRTTRRRGGG is encoded by the coding sequence ATGAAACGAGGAATTATATCGATGGGGCAAGATGGGAGTCAACCAAACGATCGGAAGATACCCGGCACCCTCTACATCGTCGGCACGCCAATTGGCCACCCTGACGACATCACGCTTCGGGCACTTGCCACGTTGCGCCGAGTCTCGATTATTGCGTCAGAAGATCCACGCGTGACCCAGGCACTCCTGACCCATCACGGCATCATCGCGACGATCACGAGCTACGGCCCGCTCAATCGCCAAGAAAAAGTAGAGCTCCTTCTGCATCGACTCACGCAGGGGCATGATGTGGCCTTCGTCTCAGACAACGGCACCCCGGTGATCTACGACCCAGGCAGTCTGTTTGTGGCGGCGGCCCATCGAGCAGGAATCATGGTTAAAACGATCCCGGGCCCCTCTGTCATGACGGCCGCTACGGCCATCTCAGGATTTTCTGGCGATGCAATCATTTTTGAGGGACGCCTGCCGTCATCCAGCTTGCGTCTCACAACATTCCTCGCCAAACTTCGCAAGGAGCGCAGAACGCTTGCCTTCTATGTGACCTCAGGAGCCCTCAGAAGACTGCTACAAACTCTGGTCAAAATCCTCCCCAATAGACAGGTTGCCATTGCGATAGATCTCACGACGCCCAAGGAAACTCTTCTGCGCGGAAGGTCTGAGGAGCTGCTCGATCAGGTCAGACAGGTACCGAAAGACTCGGCTGTGACGGTGGTGATTGAAGGGCACAGAGCAGGATCAAAACCGAAAAAGATGAGCGGAACAATACCCCGCACTACTCGTCGCCGCGGCGGCGGATGA
- a CDS encoding sulfurtransferase TusA family protein, with translation MVGDEEKGTIVTDQPNAELDLRGVICPYNFVKTKLKLETMEQGQILSVLLDDGDPIQNVPRSVSNEGHSVLSQNRVEGAFRVLIRRRGDE, from the coding sequence GTGGTTGGAGATGAAGAGAAAGGCACGATTGTGACGGATCAACCGAATGCCGAGTTGGATTTGCGAGGAGTGATCTGCCCCTACAACTTCGTCAAGACGAAATTGAAGTTAGAAACGATGGAACAGGGACAGATTCTTTCAGTACTGTTGGATGATGGCGACCCGATTCAGAATGTTCCTCGCAGCGTGAGCAATGAGGGCCATAGCGTCCTCTCGCAGAACCGCGTCGAGGGGGCCTTTCGAGTGCTCATCCGCCGCCGCGGCGACGAGTAG
- a CDS encoding Fe(2+)-trafficking protein: protein MADVQCVTCGQAGEAITDTLFMGKLETEIKAKVCKPCWKKWEGMRVMVINEYQVNLGEESGRELVKKQMKAFLKLGEQIDTAKIDQNFRPQA, encoded by the coding sequence ATGGCAGACGTTCAGTGCGTCACGTGCGGACAAGCAGGAGAAGCCATCACCGACACCCTTTTTATGGGAAAGCTCGAAACCGAGATTAAAGCCAAGGTCTGCAAGCCCTGCTGGAAAAAATGGGAAGGTATGCGGGTCATGGTCATCAATGAGTATCAGGTCAACCTGGGCGAGGAAAGCGGCAGAGAACTCGTCAAGAAACAGATGAAAGCGTTTCTGAAGCTTGGCGAGCAAATTGACACCGCAAAAATCGATCAGAACTTTCGCCCGCAAGCCTAA
- a CDS encoding bifunctional nuclease family protein, which yields MITQMHIKGLMFDPYNNAYIVVLRDEEHSDMLPIWVGKSEAGAISMAMENVTPPRPMTHDFMKSFLDAYNAKVISVVITDLSEHTYFAKIHLMYEDSEYTVDARPSDAIALALRSNAPVFANDTVITKQSSEELEQWLENLKPEDFGKLDS from the coding sequence GTGATTACACAGATGCATATCAAGGGGTTAATGTTCGACCCCTACAATAACGCGTATATCGTGGTGCTCCGAGACGAAGAACATTCCGACATGCTCCCCATTTGGGTCGGAAAGTCAGAAGCCGGGGCGATCAGTATGGCGATGGAAAATGTCACGCCTCCCAGGCCGATGACGCACGATTTCATGAAGTCGTTTCTCGATGCCTATAATGCGAAAGTCATCAGCGTGGTCATTACAGATCTGTCAGAACATACCTACTTTGCAAAGATTCACTTGATGTACGAAGACTCAGAATATACCGTCGATGCCAGACCTAGCGATGCGATTGCACTCGCCCTTCGGTCCAATGCACCGGTATTTGCCAATGATACCGTCATTACGAAACAAAGCTCCGAGGAACTTGAACAGTGGCTGGAAAATCTTAAACCGGAAGATTTCGGCAAACTGGACTCCTGA
- a CDS encoding bifunctional nuclease family protein, with translation MSTINPSKEQTLIEYRVDRILEEANTDTRIVVLARQDGALDTFPIWVGSAEGNAIKLALDAMVTPRPMSHDLIKSFAEHLSVTIQRVVISDVKSSTYYATVYVANKGVERTIDARPSDAISLALRAHCPIYITQDVLTRRSTTNLDAWLAKLESKNIGTPEVQET, from the coding sequence ATGAGCACCATCAATCCATCCAAAGAGCAGACCCTGATCGAATACCGGGTGGACCGCATTCTCGAGGAAGCCAATACCGACACCAGAATCGTCGTACTGGCAAGACAAGACGGTGCCCTCGACACGTTTCCGATCTGGGTCGGATCCGCGGAAGGCAATGCCATTAAGTTAGCGCTCGATGCCATGGTCACACCGCGCCCCATGAGCCACGACTTGATCAAGAGTTTCGCGGAACACTTGAGCGTCACGATTCAGCGTGTTGTCATTTCCGACGTGAAAAGCAGTACCTATTATGCGACCGTGTATGTCGCAAACAAGGGCGTGGAGCGGACCATCGACGCCAGACCCAGTGACGCGATTTCCCTGGCGTTGCGAGCTCATTGTCCTATCTATATCACCCAGGACGTATTGACTCGGCGGAGCACCACCAATCTCGACGCCTGGCTGGCAAAACTCGAATCGAAGAATATCGGCACACCGGAAGTACAGGAAACCTGA
- the rplM gene encoding 50S ribosomal protein L13, whose translation MLTYQQKPLDVQEKWYLVDAEGKTLGRLAARVAGMLRGKHRPTFTPNVDMGDHIVIVNAEKIHLTGDKMTTKLYRHHTGFPGGLKTESAQHVFRKDPTILLTKAIEGMLPKTPLGNGMAKKLRVYVGPVHPHQAQGPEPITL comes from the coding sequence ATGTTGACCTACCAACAAAAGCCCTTAGACGTACAAGAGAAGTGGTATCTCGTGGATGCAGAAGGAAAAACACTGGGCCGCCTGGCAGCCCGCGTGGCAGGAATGTTACGCGGCAAACACCGGCCGACCTTTACCCCCAATGTCGACATGGGCGACCATATCGTGATCGTGAATGCCGAGAAGATCCACCTGACCGGCGACAAGATGACTACGAAGCTCTATCGTCACCATACCGGGTTCCCTGGCGGACTCAAGACCGAATCGGCGCAGCATGTCTTCCGGAAAGACCCCACGATCCTCTTGACCAAAGCGATCGAGGGCATGTTACCGAAGACCCCGTTGGGAAATGGCATGGCCAAGAAACTCCGCGTCTATGTCGGACCCGTTCATCCGCACCAGGCCCAAGGACCGGAACCCATTACACTGTAA
- the rpsI gene encoding 30S ribosomal protein S9 translates to MAAVTQYATGRRKCAVARAWVTGTAGDITINDQPIEKAFPRLTLRQIIQFPLEIGGVVGQYSIKATVHGGGEVGQAGALRHAIARALVVLNLPLRTPLKKEGLLTRDSRVKERKKYGQKGARKKFQYSKR, encoded by the coding sequence ATGGCAGCAGTAACTCAATATGCAACCGGACGACGCAAATGCGCAGTCGCCAGAGCCTGGGTCACCGGGACGGCAGGCGATATTACGATCAACGATCAACCGATTGAGAAGGCATTCCCACGCCTGACCTTGCGGCAGATCATCCAGTTCCCGCTCGAAATCGGCGGAGTCGTCGGGCAGTATTCGATTAAAGCCACCGTACATGGCGGCGGAGAAGTCGGACAAGCCGGCGCCCTCCGTCATGCAATCGCACGTGCATTGGTGGTGCTGAACCTCCCCCTCCGTACGCCTCTGAAGAAAGAAGGCTTGCTGACACGTGACTCGCGCGTCAAAGAGCGGAAGAAGTACGGACAAAAGGGCGCGAGAAAGAAGTTCCAGTACTCGAAGCGATAA